One Methylobacterium sp. AMS5 genomic region harbors:
- a CDS encoding xanthine dehydrogenase family protein subunit M, with protein sequence MKAFAYERPATVQDAARLAAERPGARFIAGGTNLLDLMKLQIETPATLIDVNRLPLAEVTDTDDGGLRIGALVRNSDLAAHPRVRKDYAVLGKALLAGASGQLRNKATTAGNLLQRTRCYYFYDTTKPCNKREPGSGCAAIGGFNRIMAVLGASDACIATNPSDMNVAMRVLDATVETVDPQGARRSIAMADFHRLPGDTPQIETDLKAGELITAVTLPKPVEGVHLYRKVRDRASYAFATVSVAAIIAKGEGDKPKLAKLAFGGLAHKPWRVAAAEAALVETGSADAASERVLDGARGQGSNDFKIPLTRRTLRATIAEALRA encoded by the coding sequence ATGAAGGCTTTCGCCTATGAGCGTCCCGCCACGGTTCAGGACGCCGCGCGCCTTGCCGCCGAGCGGCCCGGCGCCCGCTTCATCGCCGGCGGCACCAACCTGCTCGACCTGATGAAGCTTCAGATCGAGACGCCCGCCACCCTGATCGACGTCAACCGCCTGCCGCTCGCCGAGGTGACCGATACCGACGACGGCGGCCTGCGCATCGGCGCGCTGGTGCGCAATTCCGATCTCGCCGCGCATCCGCGGGTGCGCAAGGATTACGCGGTGCTGGGCAAAGCCCTGCTCGCGGGCGCCTCGGGCCAGTTGCGCAACAAGGCGACGACCGCCGGCAACCTGCTCCAGCGGACCCGTTGCTACTATTTCTACGACACGACCAAGCCCTGCAACAAGCGCGAGCCGGGCTCGGGCTGCGCGGCCATCGGCGGGTTCAACCGGATCATGGCGGTGCTGGGGGCGAGCGACGCCTGCATCGCCACCAACCCCTCCGACATGAACGTGGCGATGCGCGTCCTCGACGCCACCGTCGAGACGGTCGATCCGCAGGGCGCGCGGCGCAGCATCGCCATGGCAGACTTCCACCGCCTGCCCGGCGACACGCCGCAGATCGAGACCGACCTGAAGGCCGGCGAACTCATCACCGCCGTGACGCTCCCCAAGCCGGTCGAGGGCGTGCACCTCTATCGCAAGGTCCGCGATCGGGCTTCTTATGCCTTCGCCACGGTCTCGGTCGCCGCGATCATCGCGAAGGGCGAGGGCGACAAGCCGAAGCTGGCCAAGCTCGCCTTCGGTGGGCTGGCGCACAAGCCCTGGCGGGTCGCGGCGGCGGAGGCCGCCTTGGTCGAGACCGGCTCGGCCGATGCCGCTTCTGAGCGGGTGCTGGACGGCGCCCGCGGCCAGGGCTCCAACGACTTCAAGATCCCGCTCACCCGCCGGACGCTCCGCGCCACCATCGCCGAAGCCCTGCGCGCCTGA
- the paoA gene encoding aldehyde dehydrogenase iron-sulfur subunit PaoA, whose protein sequence is MTDHSTRDRRFDPSRRTVMGSCAALATLGASLRGRAEAAPVAVDPQPQTMPVSLEINGTRHNLTLDTRTTLLDALREHLDLNGSKKGCDHGQCGACTVLVNGRRINSCLSLAVMHEGDSVTTIEGLADGDSLHPLQAAFLHHDGYQCGYCTPGQICSAKGMLSELEAGWPSHVTGDLTQKASLTDEEIRERMSGNICRCSAYPNIVAAIRDASTKI, encoded by the coding sequence ATGACGGACCATTCGACGAGAGACCGGCGCTTCGATCCATCGCGCCGCACGGTGATGGGAAGCTGCGCCGCGCTGGCGACACTGGGGGCTTCCCTGCGCGGCCGGGCGGAGGCCGCCCCGGTGGCGGTCGATCCGCAGCCGCAGACCATGCCGGTCTCGCTGGAGATCAACGGCACCCGGCACAATCTCACCCTCGACACCCGCACGACCCTGCTCGACGCGCTGCGCGAGCATCTCGACCTCAACGGCTCGAAGAAGGGCTGCGACCACGGCCAGTGCGGCGCCTGCACGGTGCTGGTGAACGGCCGGCGCATCAATTCCTGCCTCTCCCTCGCCGTGATGCACGAGGGCGACAGCGTCACCACGATCGAGGGGCTGGCGGATGGGGACAGCCTGCACCCGCTCCAGGCCGCCTTCCTGCACCATGACGGCTACCAGTGCGGCTACTGCACGCCGGGCCAGATCTGCTCGGCCAAGGGCATGCTCTCCGAGCTCGAGGCCGGCTGGCCGAGCCACGTGACGGGCGACCTGACGCAGAAGGCCTCGCTCACGGACGAAGAGATCCGCGAGCGGATGAGCGGCAACATCTGCCGCTGCTCGGCCTATCCCAACATCGTCGCGGCGATCCGCGACGCCAGCACCAAGATCTGA
- a CDS encoding SfnB family sulfur acquisition oxidoreductase: MTIAVNPTTAEAGSRPQGVPGPARPATPAHVIRDDAEAIRIAHELAKEFREGASERDRTNARPLAELDAFSQSGLWSINVPRAYGGPEVSYKTLAQVIAIIAAADPSIAQIAQNHLGIVAAVRTVSDPEQQALLFGQVLKGTRFGNAFSERGTKRAAEFETRFTDHGDHVIVRGQKFYSSGALLAHLVPIVALDAEGRAWYAIAERDAPGLTVIDDWSAFGQRGTASGTVIIEDVRVEKSHLVPGYRAYEAPRADGAIFQIIQAAVDAGIGREALDDTIDFVREKARPWIDSGGERASDDPYTIRSIGDLTIRQHAAEALLDRAGLAIDAALANPTAESVAAAQIAVAEAKVLTTETALAAANTLFELSGTRSTLAEHNLDRHWRNARTHTLHDPVRWKYAIIGNHALNGVNPPLHAWS; the protein is encoded by the coding sequence ATGACCATTGCCGTCAATCCCACCACGGCCGAGGCCGGCAGCCGGCCGCAGGGCGTGCCGGGGCCTGCCCGCCCCGCGACCCCGGCCCATGTCATCCGCGACGACGCCGAGGCGATCCGCATCGCCCACGAACTGGCGAAAGAATTCCGCGAGGGCGCTTCGGAGCGCGACCGCACCAACGCCCGCCCGCTCGCCGAGCTCGACGCCTTCTCCCAGAGCGGCCTGTGGTCGATCAACGTGCCGCGGGCCTATGGCGGGCCGGAGGTCTCCTACAAGACGCTGGCGCAGGTGATCGCGATCATCGCCGCCGCCGACCCCTCCATCGCGCAGATCGCGCAGAACCATCTCGGCATCGTCGCGGCGGTCCGCACGGTCTCCGATCCGGAGCAGCAGGCGCTTCTCTTCGGGCAAGTCCTGAAGGGCACCCGCTTCGGCAACGCCTTCTCCGAGCGCGGCACCAAGCGCGCCGCCGAGTTCGAGACCCGCTTCACCGATCACGGCGACCACGTCATCGTGCGCGGCCAGAAGTTCTACTCGTCGGGCGCGCTCCTCGCTCATCTCGTGCCGATCGTCGCTCTCGATGCGGAGGGCCGCGCCTGGTACGCCATCGCCGAGCGCGATGCGCCAGGCCTCACCGTGATCGACGACTGGTCGGCCTTCGGCCAGCGGGGCACGGCCAGCGGCACCGTCATCATCGAGGATGTGCGGGTGGAAAAAAGCCACCTCGTGCCGGGCTACCGCGCCTATGAAGCACCGCGGGCCGATGGCGCCATCTTCCAGATCATCCAGGCCGCCGTCGATGCCGGGATCGGCCGCGAGGCGCTCGACGACACCATCGACTTCGTGCGCGAGAAGGCGCGCCCCTGGATCGACAGCGGCGGGGAGCGGGCCTCCGACGACCCCTACACCATCCGCAGCATCGGCGACCTGACGATCCGCCAGCACGCGGCCGAAGCCCTGCTCGACCGGGCGGGACTGGCCATCGACGCCGCGCTGGCAAACCCGACGGCCGAGAGCGTGGCCGCGGCCCAGATCGCGGTCGCCGAGGCCAAGGTGCTGACCACCGAGACCGCGCTCGCCGCCGCCAACACCCTGTTCGAACTCTCCGGCACCCGCTCGACGCTGGCCGAGCACAACCTCGACCGCCACTGGCGCAACGCCCGCACCCACACGCTTCACGATCCCGTGCGCTGGAAATACGCGATCATCGGCAACCACGCGCTGAACGGGGTGAACCCGCCGCTCCACGCCTGGAGCTGA
- the sfnG gene encoding dimethylsulfone monooxygenase SfnG, which translates to MSLQNPSSASEPIRFAYWVPNVSGGLVISKIAQRTSWDADYNRKLAQIAEAAGFDYALTQIRFTAGYGAEYQHESVAFSHALAAATTRLTVIAAILPGPWNPTLAAKQIATIAQLTEGRIAVNIVSGWFSGEFRAIGEPWLDHDERYRRSEEFIRSLRGIWTQDAFSFRGDFYRYTNYTLKPKPGPNLPEIFQGGSSRAARDMAARVSDWYFTNGNTPDGVRAQVEDLRAKAQANGHSVKVGVNAFVIARETEEEARAVLQEIIENADPDAVKAFGHEVKNAGKASPEGEGNWAKSSFEDLVQYNDGFKTNLIGTPDQIAERILALKDAGVDLALLAFLHFQEEVQYFGEHVIPRVRALEAARERRAEAA; encoded by the coding sequence ATGTCGCTTCAAAACCCGTCCTCCGCCTCCGAACCGATCCGCTTCGCCTACTGGGTGCCCAACGTCTCGGGCGGCCTCGTCATCAGCAAGATCGCGCAGCGCACGAGCTGGGACGCGGACTATAATCGCAAGCTCGCGCAGATCGCGGAGGCGGCGGGCTTCGACTACGCGCTGACCCAGATCCGCTTCACCGCCGGCTACGGTGCCGAGTACCAGCACGAATCGGTCGCCTTCAGCCACGCGCTGGCCGCCGCCACGACCCGGCTGACGGTGATCGCCGCGATCCTGCCCGGCCCCTGGAACCCGACGCTCGCGGCCAAGCAGATCGCCACGATCGCCCAGCTCACGGAAGGACGGATCGCGGTCAACATCGTCTCGGGCTGGTTCTCCGGCGAGTTCCGGGCGATCGGCGAGCCCTGGCTCGACCACGACGAGCGCTACCGCCGCTCGGAGGAGTTCATCCGGTCCTTGCGCGGGATCTGGACGCAGGACGCCTTCAGCTTCCGCGGCGACTTCTACCGCTACACGAACTACACCCTGAAGCCGAAGCCGGGGCCGAACCTGCCGGAGATCTTCCAGGGCGGCTCCTCGCGCGCCGCCCGCGACATGGCCGCCCGCGTCTCCGACTGGTATTTTACGAATGGCAACACGCCCGATGGCGTGCGGGCGCAGGTCGAGGATCTGCGCGCCAAGGCCCAGGCGAACGGCCATTCCGTGAAGGTCGGCGTCAACGCCTTCGTCATCGCCCGCGAGACGGAGGAGGAGGCCCGCGCCGTCCTTCAGGAGATCATCGAGAATGCCGATCCGGACGCGGTGAAGGCCTTCGGCCACGAGGTGAAGAACGCCGGTAAGGCCTCCCCCGAAGGCGAGGGCAACTGGGCAAAATCCAGCTTCGAGGATCTCGTCCAGTACAACGACGGCTTCAAGACCAACCTGATCGGCACGCCCGACCAGATCGCCGAGCGCATCCTCGCCCTCAAGGATGCCGGCGTCGATCTCGCCCTGCTCGCCTTCCTGCACTTCCAGGAGGAGGTGCAATATTTCGGCGAGCACGTGATCCCGCGGGTCCGCGCGCTGGAAGCCGCCCGCGAGCGCCGGGCCGAGGCAGCCTGA
- a CDS encoding NCS2 family permease, translating to MDTKQDTAAAPPNLLERLFKLRAHGTTIRTELLAGLTTFLTMAYIVFVNPSILADAGMPKGSVFVATCLIAALGSAVMAFIANWPVALAPGMGLNAYFAYVVVQGMGYTWQAALGAVFISGLCFLVVTLTGLRGIIVAGIPRSMRIALTVGIGLFLAIIALKNAGVVAANPATFVTLGDLRQPGTVLAALGFLMVAVLSARRIKAALLLTILTVTGLSFVFAGNAFQGVVSAPPSLSPTLFALDIPGALTGGLVNVILVLFLVELFDATGTLMAVANRAGLLPETGRSAALDRALMADSAAIFAGSLLGTSSTTAYLESAAGVEEGGRTGLTAATVAVLFLACLFFAPLAGSVPAYATAPALFYVACLMLRDLTALDWDDLTEVIPACVTALLMPFTYSIANGVAFGFITYAVLKALTGRAREVKPVVWVIAAVFLFKFVETGGAH from the coding sequence ATGGACACCAAGCAGGACACGGCCGCCGCGCCGCCGAACCTGTTGGAGCGCCTGTTCAAGCTCCGCGCGCACGGCACCACAATCCGCACCGAACTGCTGGCGGGGCTGACCACCTTCCTCACCATGGCCTACATCGTCTTCGTCAACCCGAGCATCCTCGCCGATGCCGGCATGCCGAAGGGCTCCGTCTTCGTGGCGACCTGTCTCATCGCCGCGCTCGGCTCAGCCGTGATGGCGTTCATCGCCAACTGGCCGGTGGCGCTGGCGCCGGGCATGGGACTCAACGCCTACTTCGCCTACGTCGTCGTGCAGGGCATGGGCTATACGTGGCAGGCAGCGCTCGGGGCGGTGTTCATCTCGGGCCTCTGCTTCCTCGTCGTGACGCTGACGGGCCTGCGCGGAATCATCGTCGCGGGCATCCCGCGCTCCATGCGCATCGCGCTCACCGTCGGCATCGGCCTGTTCCTGGCGATCATCGCGCTCAAGAACGCGGGCGTGGTGGCCGCCAACCCCGCCACCTTCGTGACGCTGGGTGATCTGCGCCAGCCGGGCACCGTGCTGGCCGCGCTCGGCTTCCTGATGGTGGCGGTGCTCTCGGCGCGGCGGATCAAGGCGGCGCTGCTCCTCACCATCCTGACGGTGACGGGCCTGAGCTTCGTCTTTGCCGGCAACGCCTTCCAGGGCGTCGTCTCGGCACCGCCCTCGCTGAGCCCGACGCTGTTCGCCCTCGACATCCCCGGCGCGCTGACCGGGGGGCTCGTCAACGTCATCCTCGTGCTGTTCCTGGTCGAACTGTTCGACGCCACCGGCACGCTGATGGCGGTGGCCAACCGCGCGGGGCTCCTGCCGGAGACGGGGCGCTCGGCCGCGCTCGACCGGGCGCTGATGGCCGATTCCGCCGCGATCTTCGCCGGCTCGCTGCTCGGCACGTCGAGCACCACCGCCTATCTCGAGAGCGCCGCCGGGGTCGAGGAGGGCGGACGCACCGGGCTCACCGCCGCGACCGTGGCCGTGCTGTTCCTGGCCTGCCTGTTCTTCGCGCCGCTCGCCGGCTCGGTGCCGGCCTACGCCACGGCGCCGGCCCTGTTCTACGTCGCCTGCCTGATGCTGCGCGACCTGACCGCGCTCGATTGGGACGACCTCACCGAGGTGATCCCGGCCTGCGTCACCGCCCTGCTGATGCCCTTCACCTATTCCATCGCCAACGGCGTCGCCTTCGGCTTCATCACCTATGCGGTGCTCAAGGCCCTGACCGGCCGCGCCCGCGAGGTGAAGCCGGTGGTGTGGGTGATCGCCGCCGTGTTCCTGTTCAAGTTCGTCGAGACCGGCGGCGCGCATTGA
- a CDS encoding LLM class flavin-dependent oxidoreductase, producing the protein MSSSLPPLSVLDLAFIPEGATPGQALANSVSLARHAEGLGYRRFWLAEHHNMVGIASAATAVVIGHVAAGTDRIRVGAGGIMLPNHAPLVIAEQFGTLEALYPGRIDLGLGRAPGTDGLTLRALRRDYESAERFPQDVLELQALFGPVREGQSVQAVPGAGLKVPLWILGSSLFGAELAGMLGLPYAFASHFAPDALLPALAAYRARFQPSEQLQRPYAMVGVNVVAAQTDAEARHLFTTVQQQFTRLVRGTRGLLPPPIDDIEAYWRPAEKAQASRMLARALVGSRETVRAGLEALVAETGADEVMVASALYDHEARLASYAILAEAHGALAAQALPARSAA; encoded by the coding sequence ATGTCCTCTTCCCTGCCTCCCCTCTCCGTCCTCGATCTCGCCTTCATCCCGGAGGGCGCCACGCCGGGGCAGGCGCTCGCCAACAGCGTCAGCCTCGCCCGGCATGCGGAGGGGCTCGGCTACCGCCGCTTCTGGCTCGCCGAGCACCACAACATGGTCGGCATCGCCAGCGCCGCCACGGCGGTGGTGATCGGCCACGTGGCGGCGGGCACGGATCGCATCCGGGTCGGCGCGGGCGGGATCATGCTGCCCAACCACGCGCCGCTGGTGATCGCCGAGCAGTTCGGCACGCTGGAAGCGCTGTATCCGGGCCGGATCGATCTCGGGCTCGGCCGGGCGCCGGGCACGGACGGTCTGACGCTGCGCGCGCTGCGCCGCGACTACGAGTCGGCGGAGCGCTTTCCCCAGGACGTGCTCGAATTGCAGGCTCTGTTCGGCCCGGTGCGGGAGGGGCAGTCGGTTCAGGCGGTGCCCGGCGCGGGGCTCAAGGTGCCGCTGTGGATCCTCGGATCGAGCCTGTTCGGGGCGGAACTCGCCGGCATGCTCGGCCTGCCCTACGCCTTCGCCTCGCATTTCGCGCCCGATGCGCTGCTGCCGGCACTCGCGGCCTACCGCGCCCGCTTCCAGCCGTCCGAGCAGTTGCAGCGGCCCTACGCCATGGTCGGCGTCAACGTCGTCGCGGCACAGACCGATGCGGAGGCGCGGCACCTGTTCACCACGGTGCAGCAGCAATTCACCCGGCTGGTGCGCGGCACCCGCGGCCTCCTGCCCCCGCCGATCGACGACATCGAGGCGTATTGGCGCCCGGCGGAGAAGGCGCAGGCCTCGCGGATGCTGGCGCGCGCTCTGGTGGGCTCCCGCGAGACCGTGCGCGCCGGGCTGGAGGCGCTGGTGGCCGAGACCGGCGCCGACGAGGTGATGGTGGCCTCGGCCCTCTACGACCACGAGGCGCGGCTCGCTTCCTACGCGATCCTCGCCGAGGCGCATGGCGCCCTGGCGGCGCAAGCCCTGCCCGCGCGCTCAGCGGCCTGA
- a CDS encoding glucan biosynthesis protein D has product MTHPTDLSTRVSTGNAGPAPIDRRRLLGGAAAGAALALLPGRAGAQAAPPALPAAGSPFSDATVPDLARALGNRPFVAQTTNDVPDALKNLSREAYEAIRIRPEALIWGGEPHGFAVEPLARGFYFTDRVALFLVEDGVVRPVVYDRTHYDAGTEAGAAALPESGREPGFSGLRIRARFGERHQDFAVFQGACFYRLVGQGQEFGVDGRALMLRPADPRGEEFPRWRALFVERPKTPDGPLVIHALIDSDSLAAALRLELRPGETSTASVTATLVTRKAVDHLGLSGMQAPFLFGPHDRRGADDARAAVYAAGGLQIRNGGGEAIWRPVRNPETLQISGFLDNRPQGFGLTQRDRSFTTFEDDGHHWERCPSLWVEPGEATGGAEAGAEGLWGEGAVTLLEIPSDSEVNENVIAYWRPKAALPAGQEVRLAYRQNWGREQAPTSPQGGPLARVTSTRSGRGTANPRRLFLVDFTGDGLFAAEGAVVPVETVLIAGPGRIVEGATRWIAHPETRTVRVAFELDPGSERACELRLALKTEGRQITETWLYRWTP; this is encoded by the coding sequence ATGACGCATCCGACCGACCTTTCGACCCGCGTTTCGACCGGCAATGCGGGTCCGGCGCCGATCGACCGCCGCCGGCTCCTCGGCGGGGCCGCGGCCGGCGCCGCCCTGGCCCTGCTGCCCGGCCGGGCGGGGGCGCAGGCCGCACCGCCGGCCCTGCCCGCGGCGGGCTCGCCCTTCTCGGATGCCACCGTGCCCGACCTCGCCCGGGCGCTCGGCAACCGGCCCTTCGTGGCTCAGACCACGAACGACGTCCCCGACGCGCTCAAGAACCTGTCGCGGGAAGCCTACGAGGCGATCCGCATCCGGCCCGAGGCGCTGATCTGGGGCGGCGAGCCGCACGGTTTCGCGGTCGAGCCGCTGGCGCGCGGCTTCTACTTCACCGACCGGGTCGCCCTGTTCCTCGTCGAGGACGGCGTGGTCCGTCCCGTCGTCTACGACCGTACGCATTACGACGCGGGCACGGAGGCGGGGGCGGCGGCCCTGCCGGAGTCCGGTCGCGAGCCGGGCTTTTCCGGCCTGCGCATCCGCGCGCGCTTCGGCGAGCGGCATCAGGATTTCGCGGTGTTCCAGGGCGCCTGCTTCTACCGGCTGGTGGGGCAGGGCCAGGAATTCGGCGTCGATGGGCGCGCGCTGATGCTGCGACCGGCCGACCCGCGCGGCGAGGAATTCCCCCGCTGGCGCGCCCTGTTCGTGGAGCGCCCGAAGACGCCCGACGGCCCGCTGGTGATCCATGCCCTGATCGATTCCGACTCCCTCGCCGCCGCCCTGCGCCTGGAACTGCGCCCCGGCGAGACCTCGACGGCGTCGGTCACCGCCACCCTGGTCACCCGCAAGGCCGTCGATCACCTGGGCTTAAGCGGCATGCAGGCACCGTTCCTGTTCGGCCCGCACGACCGGCGTGGCGCGGACGACGCCCGGGCCGCGGTCTACGCCGCGGGCGGGCTGCAGATCCGCAACGGCGGCGGGGAGGCGATCTGGCGCCCGGTGCGCAACCCGGAGACGCTCCAGATCTCGGGCTTCCTCGACAACCGCCCGCAGGGCTTCGGCCTGACGCAACGGGACCGGTCCTTCACGACCTTCGAGGATGACGGCCACCACTGGGAACGTTGCCCCTCGCTCTGGGTCGAGCCGGGCGAGGCCACCGGCGGCGCCGAGGCAGGCGCCGAGGGCCTGTGGGGGGAGGGCGCCGTGACGCTCCTCGAGATCCCGAGCGATTCGGAAGTCAACGAGAACGTCATCGCCTATTGGCGGCCGAAGGCGGCCCTGCCCGCGGGCCAGGAGGTCCGCCTCGCCTACCGGCAGAACTGGGGCCGCGAGCAAGCCCCGACATCGCCGCAGGGCGGCCCGCTCGCGCGGGTCACGAGCACGCGCAGCGGCCGCGGCACCGCCAATCCCCGGCGCCTGTTCCTCGTCGACTTTACCGGCGACGGGCTGTTCGCCGCCGAGGGCGCCGTCGTGCCCGTCGAGACGGTGCTGATCGCCGGCCCCGGCCGGATCGTCGAGGGTGCGACCCGCTGGATCGCCCATCCGGAGACCCGTACCGTCCGCGTCGCTTTCGAACTCGATCCGGGCAGCGAGCGGGCCTGCGAGTTGCGTCTTGCCCTCAAGACGGAAGGGCGACAGATCACGGAAACGTGGCTGTACCGCTGGACGCCGTGA
- a CDS encoding xanthine dehydrogenase family protein molybdopterin-binding subunit, giving the protein MDMNQPIGATPLDGKPDGLVGRPIDRIDGRLKVTGAAPYAYETRDLKNPAYGFLVEAGIAKGRIRSLDVSAAKRAPGVLLVMTHENVPEQGEKKEQVYPQLQGTEIRFHGQPIAFVVAQSFEQARAAAALVRAEYDVEKPEASLKAARPAAIEPKPAQTPPDSKLGDFDGAFAGAPVKLDVEYTTPVQIHAQMEPHATIASWEAGPDGERVTLYTANQMLNRGQASLASVLKLKPENVRLVSHYIGGGFGSKLQPQPEATLAALASKSLKRPVKVALTRQQEFHVATHRTDTIQRIRLGADENGRLTAIAHESWSATAPGDVFYETSAVVTRSLYAAQNRLTRHRLANLNVPIASAMRAPGEAVGQLAFECAMDELAEQLKIDPIELRIRNEPEQDPEKKVPFSTRQLVACMREGAQRFGWDKRGAVGASRDGQWLVGMGMAAASRLNPLMPSQASVRLNPDGTLTVRMAMTDIGTGTYTILAQIAGEMMGLPIERIRVEIGDTAYPKAAGSGGSFGAGSAGSALFVACDNLRQALVQSAGMSSEAVFADGRVTAGNRSEDLTSLAGAQGVEAKGEIKPGAMKEKYSQHSFGAHFAEVGVDADTGEIRLRRMLGVFTGGRILNLKTARSQALGGMIFGIGAALMEAAETDTRYGYFVNHDLAEYHVPAHADVPAIDAVFLPELDDKANPLKSKGLGEVSICGAGAALANAVYNATGLRIRDYPLTLDKVLDGWNEREGAVQRRT; this is encoded by the coding sequence ATGGATATGAACCAGCCGATCGGCGCGACGCCCCTCGACGGCAAGCCGGACGGGCTCGTCGGCCGTCCCATCGACCGCATCGACGGGCGCCTCAAGGTCACGGGCGCGGCGCCCTACGCCTACGAGACCCGCGACCTGAAGAACCCCGCCTACGGCTTCCTCGTCGAAGCCGGCATCGCCAAGGGCCGCATCCGCAGCCTCGACGTCTCCGCGGCCAAGCGCGCGCCGGGCGTGCTGCTCGTGATGACCCACGAGAACGTGCCGGAGCAGGGCGAGAAGAAGGAGCAGGTCTACCCGCAATTGCAGGGCACCGAGATCCGCTTCCACGGCCAGCCCATCGCCTTCGTCGTCGCGCAGAGCTTCGAGCAGGCCCGCGCGGCGGCCGCCCTCGTGCGGGCCGAGTACGACGTCGAGAAGCCGGAAGCCTCGCTGAAGGCGGCCCGGCCCGCGGCGATCGAACCGAAGCCGGCGCAGACGCCGCCCGATTCCAAGCTCGGCGATTTCGACGGCGCCTTCGCCGGCGCCCCGGTGAAGCTCGACGTGGAATACACCACCCCGGTGCAGATCCACGCGCAGATGGAGCCGCACGCCACCATCGCCTCGTGGGAGGCGGGGCCGGACGGCGAGCGGGTGACGCTCTACACCGCCAACCAGATGCTCAACCGTGGCCAGGCCTCGCTGGCCTCGGTCTTGAAGCTCAAGCCCGAGAACGTGCGGCTCGTCTCGCACTATATCGGCGGCGGCTTCGGCTCGAAGCTCCAGCCGCAGCCCGAGGCGACGCTCGCCGCGCTGGCCTCCAAGAGCCTCAAGCGCCCGGTGAAGGTGGCCCTGACCCGCCAGCAGGAATTCCACGTCGCGACGCACCGCACGGACACGATCCAGCGCATTCGGCTCGGTGCCGACGAGAACGGGCGGCTGACCGCGATCGCCCACGAATCCTGGTCGGCGACCGCGCCGGGCGACGTCTTCTACGAGACCTCCGCCGTCGTCACCCGCTCGCTCTACGCGGCGCAGAACCGCCTGACCCGGCACCGGCTCGCCAACCTCAACGTGCCCATCGCCTCCGCCATGCGGGCGCCGGGCGAGGCGGTCGGCCAGCTCGCCTTCGAATGCGCCATGGACGAGTTGGCCGAGCAGCTGAAGATCGACCCGATCGAGCTGCGCATCCGCAACGAACCGGAGCAGGACCCGGAGAAGAAGGTGCCCTTCTCCACCCGCCAGCTCGTCGCCTGCATGCGCGAGGGTGCCCAGCGTTTCGGCTGGGACAAGCGCGGCGCTGTCGGCGCCAGCCGCGACGGGCAGTGGCTCGTCGGCATGGGCATGGCCGCGGCCTCGCGCCTCAACCCGCTGATGCCCTCCCAGGCGAGCGTGCGGCTCAACCCCGACGGCACCCTCACCGTACGGATGGCGATGACCGATATCGGCACCGGCACCTACACCATCCTGGCCCAGATCGCGGGCGAGATGATGGGGCTGCCGATCGAGCGCATCCGCGTCGAGATCGGCGACACCGCCTATCCGAAGGCGGCGGGCTCGGGCGGTTCGTTCGGCGCGGGCTCGGCCGGCTCGGCCCTGTTCGTGGCCTGCGACAACCTCCGTCAGGCCCTGGTGCAATCGGCCGGCATGAGTTCCGAGGCCGTTTTCGCCGACGGCCGCGTCACCGCCGGCAACCGCTCGGAGGACCTGACGTCCCTGGCCGGGGCGCAGGGCGTCGAGGCCAAGGGCGAGATCAAGCCGGGCGCGATGAAGGAGAAGTATTCCCAGCACTCCTTCGGTGCGCATTTCGCCGAGGTCGGGGTCGACGCCGACACCGGCGAGATCCGCCTGCGGCGGATGCTCGGCGTGTTCACCGGCGGGCGCATCCTCAACCTGAAGACCGCCCGTTCCCAGGCGCTCGGCGGCATGATCTTCGGCATCGGCGCCGCCCTCATGGAGGCGGCCGAGACCGACACCCGCTACGGCTATTTCGTGAATCACGATCTGGCCGAGTACCACGTGCCGGCCCACGCCGACGTGCCGGCCATCGACGCGGTGTTCCTGCCCGAACTCGACGACAAGGCGAACCCGCTCAAGAGCAAGGGGCTCGGCGAGGTCAGCATCTGCGGCGCCGGGGCTGCGCTCGCCAATGCCGTCTACAACGCCACGGGCCTGCGCATCCGCGACTACCCGCTGACGCTCGACAAGGTGCTCGACGGCTGGAACGAGCGGGAGGGCGCGGTCCAGCGCCGGACCTGA